A genome region from Euphorbia lathyris chromosome 4, ddEupLath1.1, whole genome shotgun sequence includes the following:
- the LOC136227678 gene encoding stemmadenine O-acetyltransferase-like encodes MEIEILSKEFIKPSSQSILQKKPHRLSLFDQLTPTAYTPLVVFYPKDDLNSDSNLTLKNLKNSLSETLNLFYPLSGRITDNFHIHQFNEGALFIQAQTKIRMLDLIKHHEIEKLNDLVSFKPFRKEIETNIPVFGVQFTRFSCGGISIGMSGSHKRIMDGPTGKAFFESWASICRGDLNGIVHPNLEQASEYFPPRVSLPENHLSLMESLWFTEANYVTRRFVFSGQATATLREKAKGKIETKPSKIETLSCFIWKCCMKASKACSGSVKPSILVEAVNLRPLTKPPMSNSSTGNVFWWATAVADPNDEEKTELDELMKLLSEAIAVYKTDYTESIQGSDGFETMSDYCSQLEGLFNLEKPDIFAFTTWCYLGFNKLNFGWGEPFWTGILGRVGPSFRNLIIFIETKDGKGIEAWITLDQQKMALLEHDSEFLAFASPNPTISSL; translated from the exons ATGGAAATTGAAATTCTTTCAAAAGAATTCATAAAACCATCATCCCAATCTATTCtccaaaaaaaaccccacaGACTCTCTCTTTTTGATCAACTTACACCCACAGCATATACACCATTAGTAGTGTTCTACCCCAAGGATGATCTAAATTCTGATTCCAATCTTACACTCAAAAACCTCAAGAATTCTCTATCAGAAACCCTCAATCTCTTCTACCCTTTGTCAGGAAGAATCACAGACAATTTCCACATTCATCAATTCAACGAAGGTGCTCTCTTCATTCAAGCTCAAACAAAAATCCGTATGCTTGATCTCATCAAACACCATGAAATTGAGAAGTTGAATGATTTAGTTTCATTTAAACCTTTTAGGAAGGAAATTGAAACCAACATACCTGTATTCGGAGTCCAATTTACACGCTTCAGCTGCGGAGGAATATCCATAGGTATGTCTGGATCACACAAGCggatt ATGGATGGACCTACAGGGAAGGCATTTTTCGAGTCATGGGCTAGTATTTGCAGGGGGGATTTGAACGGTATTGTTCACCCGAATCTCGAACAAGCGTCTGAGTATTTCCCGCCGAGAGTTTCACTTCCGGAAAATCATTTATCTTTAATGGAAAGCTTATGGTTTACAGAGGCTAATTATGTAACAAGGAGGTTTGTGTTTAGTGGTCAAGCAACGGCAACTTTGAGAGAAAAAGCAAAAGGAAAGATCGAAACGAAGCCGTCCAAGATTGAAACACTGTCCTGTTTCATATGGAAATGTTGTATGAAAGCATCCAAGGCTTGTTCAGGGTCAGTGAAGCCATCAATTTTGGTGGAAGCAGTGAATCTCCGGCCTCTGACGAAGCCTCCGATGTCTAATTCATCGACGGGAAATGTTTTCTGGTGGGCGACAGCCGTAGCTGATCCTAATGATGAGGAGAAGACGGAGTTGGATGAACTGATGAAGTTGTTAAGTGAAGCTATTGCAGTGTATAAGACTGATTATACAGAGAGTATTCAAGGTAGTGATGGGTTTGAAACGATGTCGGATTATTGCAGCCAGTTAGAAGGTTTATTTAACCTTGAGAAGCCAGATATATTTGCATTTACAACATGGTGTTATCTCGGGTTTAATAAGCTTAATTTTGGATGGGGAGAACCATTTTGGACTGGTATTTTAGGAAGAGTTGGACCATCTTTTAGGAATCTTATCATATTTATTGAAACTAAAGATGGTAAAGGGATAGAGGCATGGATTACATTAGATCAACAAAAGATGGCTCTTTTGGAACATGATTCTGAATTCTTAGCATTTGCTTCTCCAAATCCCACCATTTCAAGCCTTTGA